The following are from one region of the Caldicoprobacter guelmensis genome:
- the kdpC gene encoding potassium-transporting ATPase subunit KdpC, with protein MTNVKRQALTALLMVVIMTVIGGVVYPLMVTGIAQIIFPYQANGSMVIKDGRVVGSKLIGQNFTSVGYFHGRPSAAGKGYDATLSSGSNLGPTNRILIDEIKKRADLIRKENRLPADALVPSDLVTASASGLDPDISVEAAYLQVPRIAKVWGISEAVLKRLIDTHIKRRQFGILGEERVNVLELNVALDDLVSRISQNN; from the coding sequence ATGACAAATGTGAAAAGGCAGGCCTTGACCGCGTTGTTGATGGTTGTAATTATGACCGTCATTGGAGGGGTTGTATACCCGCTAATGGTTACAGGAATTGCCCAGATAATTTTCCCATACCAGGCGAATGGAAGTATGGTTATAAAAGACGGCCGAGTGGTAGGTTCAAAATTGATAGGTCAGAATTTTACCAGTGTGGGATATTTCCATGGCCGACCATCGGCGGCAGGTAAGGGTTATGATGCAACTTTGTCGTCAGGTTCTAACTTAGGGCCTACTAATAGGATTTTGATTGATGAGATAAAGAAGCGAGCCGATTTGATTCGGAAGGAAAATAGGCTGCCTGCGGATGCTTTAGTGCCATCAGACTTGGTAACAGCTTCTGCCAGTGGGCTAGACCCGGATATAAGCGTTGAAGCGGCTTATTTGCAAGTACCTCGCATAGCTAAAGTTTGGGGTATCTCTGAAGCAGTGTTGAAAAGGCTCATCGATACTCACATAAAAAGAAGGCAATTTGGAATATTGGGTGAAGAAAGGGTGAATGTACTAGAGTTAAACGTTGCCCTTGATGACCTCGTTTCGAGAATCTCGCAGAATAATTGA